In Papaver somniferum cultivar HN1 chromosome 1, ASM357369v1, whole genome shotgun sequence, a genomic segment contains:
- the LOC113317246 gene encoding uncharacterized protein LOC113317246, producing MSLIEDHFLLQPLITNTTTTNTSGGNEEDVGFGPSDDSHSFKSISIRFLSIFFVAIISLWANYEASKGFEINIISENHESSTASRRFNLLYVSNDKISRVVLNTSEFVENILYPPNESHVKKTITRITVRLADQNLTNPVVVNHQNTGEFEIIISPSLLLLEEKRNVDKEVVMAVQRGMARVWIWSYGDYHGVPESLIQGIEEYVVGNSVGFDYQPSLSNSGKKRLPADSENTCWKDKNPVNVARFLRYCEGIKTGFIRRLNQGIRDCWDEKQTLDDALLGISSVKLCADYHSSNGMVLAG from the coding sequence ATGTCATTGATCGAAGATCATTTCCTTCTTCAACCTCTCATCacaaacaccaccaccaccaacacctccGGCGGAAACGAAGAAGACGTCGGTTTCGGCCCTAGTGATGATTCTCACTCTTTCAAAAGCATTAGCATCCGTTTCTTATCCATCTTCTTTGTTGCAATAATCTCTCTGTGGGCAAACTATGAAGCCTCCAAAGGTTTCGAAATCAACATCATCAGCGAAAACCACGAGTCCTCCACCGCTTCGCGGCGGTTTAATCTCTTATACGTCTCAAACGACAAAATAAGTCGAGTTGTTCTTAATACAAGTGAATTCGTAGAAAATATTCTGTATCCACCTAATGAATCTCACGTGAAAAAGACGATAACCCGCATAACGGTTCGGCTTGCTGATCAAAATCTGACGAATCCAGTAGTCGTCAATCATCAGAACACAGGAGAATTTGAAATTATCATTAGTCCTTCGTTGTTGTTGCTGGAGGAGAAGAGAAATGTGGATAAGGAAGTAGTCATGGCAGTGCAACGAGGTATGGCTCGTGTTTGGATATGGAGTTATGGGGATTATCATGGTGTGCCAGAATCGCTAATACAAGGTATCGAAGAATATGTTGTTGGGAACTCAGTTGGGTTTGATTACCAGCCATCATTGTCAAATTCCGGCAAGAAGAGGTTGCCGGCGGATTCTGAGAACACATGTTGGAAGGATAAGAATCCTGTAAATGTTGCTCGCTTCTTGAGATATTGTGAAGGTATTAAGACTGGGTTCATCAGACGATTGAATCAAGGTATCCGAGATTGTTGGGATGAAAAACAAACGCTAGATGATGCATTACTTGGAATATCATCTGTGAAGCTTTGTGCGGattatcattcttcaaatggtATGGTGTTAGCTGGATGA